The Clarias gariepinus isolate MV-2021 ecotype Netherlands chromosome 7, CGAR_prim_01v2, whole genome shotgun sequence genome includes a window with the following:
- the fkbp4 gene encoding peptidyl-prolyl cis-trans isomerase FKBP4, producing MTAEEVSHDGQSISTEGEDITPKKDGGVLKLVKSEGTGTELPMTGDKVFVHYVGTLLDGTQFDSSRDRDEKFSFELGKGQVIKAWDIGVATMRIGEICQLICKPEYAYGSAGSPPKIPPNATLVFQVELFDFHGEDITEEEDGGIIRRIITKGEGYTKPNEGASVEVHVEGKHEGHVFDDRVLKFEVGDGEGLDLPPGVEKALQAMEQGEESLFIIKPKYGFGSAGKPKFNIPPGATLQYKITLTKFEKAKESWEMNTSEKLEQSAIVKGKGTQYFKDGKYKQAVVQYKRIVSWLEQESNLQGEEEEKAKALRLAAHLNLAMCYLKLQEPNPALENCDKALELDANNEKALFRRGEALFVMKEFSRARGDFQRVIELYPNNKAARSQVLQCQKHIKEQHEKDKRLYANMFQKFAERDAKKEAEQAKKESDGSMEIEENGAHEQTAA from the exons ATGACTGCAGAGGAAGTGTCACACGACGGCCAGAGCATCTCCACTGAGGGAGAGGACATCACTCCTAAGAAAGATGGAGGAGTTTTGAAG CTGGTGAAGAGTGAGGGCACGGGCACGGAGTTACCCATGACAGGCGACAAAGTGTTTGTGCATTATGTCGGCACTCTTTTAGATGGCACTCAGTTTGACTCCAGCCGTGATCGAGATGAGAAGTTCTCATTTGAGTTAGGAAAAG GTCAGGTGATTAAAGCGTGGGATATTGGCGTGGCGACAATGCGCATCGGTGAAATCTGTCAACTGATTTGTAAACCCGAGTACGCATACGGATCTGCAGGAAGCCCACCGAAAATCCCACCCAACGCCACCCTGGTGTTCCAG GTCGAGTTGTTTGACTTTCATGGTGAGGATATTACAGAAGAGGAAGATGGTGGAATTATTCGAAGAATCATCACTAAAGGAGAGGGTTATACTAAACCAAATGAGGGTGCATCTGTggaag TGCATGTGGAGGGAAAGCACGAGGGCCATGTGTTTGATGATCGGGTTCTGAAGTTTGAGGTGGGAGATGGAGAGGGTCTCGACCTGCCACCCGGAGTGGAGAAAGCTCTGCAGGCTATGGAACAAGGCGAGGAATCCCTGTTCATTATCAAACCAAA ATACGGGTTTGGAAGCGCTGGCAAACCCAAATTTAACATTCCTCCTGGTGCGACACTGCAGTACAAAATCACACTGACAAAATTTGAAAAG GCTAAAGAATCCTGGGAGATGAACACCAGTGAGAAACTGGAACAGAGTGCTATCGTCAAGGGGAAAGGAACGCAGTACTTCAAA GATGGCAAATATAAGCAGGCGGTGGTGCAGTATAAGCGCATTGTGTCTTGGCTGGAACAAGAGTCTAACCTGCAGGGCGAGGAGGAAGAGAAAGCCAAAGCCCTAAGGCTGGCGGCTCACCTCAATCTGGCCATGTGCTATCTAAAACTTCAGGAGCCCAATCCTGCCCTGGAGAACTGTGACAAG GCACTGGAACTAGATGCAAACAACGAGAAAGCCTTGTTTAGACGAGGAGAAGCCCTGTTTGTGATGAAGGAATTCAGTCGGGCGAGAGGAGACTTCCAGCGTGTGATAGAGCTGTATCCGAACAACAAGGCCGCGAGGAGTCAAGTACTACAGTGTCAGAAACACATCAAGGAGCAGCACGAAAAAGACAAACGACTCTATGCAAACATGTTTCAAAAGTTTGCAGAGAGGGATGCTAAA